From Hyalangium ruber, the proteins below share one genomic window:
- a CDS encoding response regulator → MANPTQMTPPGGGTWLSKPAVGLAAVALVLLCALFALDRQGRLSTHDAYRVQLTQLQVRSLELEKDLLRARLELPGHEGTPEDEFAALRSRADGLHAFPTFLDEAGRRRLSGLLDEYTRSLAEAEALLGQARARELKEGVSQLLDSSLSLSAEHVLSTYLELYAASLAEAERMRIVFFVVALLLGAYLVVMLVRLERAGAALNTLNAELELRVGERTEALSSANAELRDSEARKAAILEGSLDGIIALDEASRILEFNPAAERIFRLPRAQALGRDFLSLGLAASVTPEQQQRVRRALRADAEPGLATRLELSGVRADGDVFPSEFTLIRVAAEGPPRFTAYVRDITERKVVERMKSEFVSTVSHELRTPLTSIRGSLGLLEGGIMGVLPAPVLDMVRIARTNTERLIRLINDILDLEKMEAGKLELRLQPVEVAEVVESTFGGVRAMADAAKVALRSEAVGAGLVRADRDRLIQVLTNLVSNAIKFSPAQGVVTVRASREAGGLTRFDVVDQGPGVPPEKRGRLFGKFQQLDSSDTRSKGGTGLGLAISQAILEQHGGRIEVHGEQGAGATFSFSLPVMKGDSGSLSMARDESRYNVLVVTADAEVSSLLRGLLTSEGYRKLSASSLSEAEKLIEAGAPDALVLEPRLPDGEGLELVRRLRQEPRTRELPVVMMAERTSASDGGDTTRVEWVGRPFDETHFLRALRYAVRVPGPARVLVVDDDADLRRLLRMRLERLGMACIEAENGERAVELAREVPPDLIVLDVMLPRLDGFEVVDMLRQSKFRGTPLIVFTVRELSSTELRQLTLGITRYFPKKAGAEVELVDAAAELLTGLLEANAPRKVAS, encoded by the coding sequence ATGGCGAACCCGACGCAGATGACGCCCCCGGGCGGTGGGACGTGGCTCTCCAAGCCCGCGGTGGGGCTGGCGGCGGTGGCGCTCGTGCTGCTGTGCGCCCTGTTCGCGCTGGACCGCCAGGGCCGGCTGTCCACGCATGACGCGTACCGCGTGCAGCTCACCCAGCTCCAGGTGCGCAGCCTCGAGCTGGAGAAGGACCTGCTGCGCGCCCGGCTGGAGCTGCCGGGGCATGAGGGTACTCCGGAGGATGAGTTCGCCGCGCTGCGCTCGCGCGCCGATGGGCTGCATGCCTTCCCCACCTTCCTGGACGAGGCGGGCCGGCGCCGGCTGAGCGGGCTGCTCGATGAATACACGCGCTCGCTCGCCGAGGCCGAGGCGCTGTTGGGCCAGGCCCGCGCGCGGGAGCTGAAGGAGGGGGTGAGCCAGCTGCTGGACTCCTCCTTGAGCCTGAGCGCCGAGCACGTGCTCTCCACCTACCTGGAGCTGTACGCCGCGAGCCTGGCGGAGGCCGAGCGCATGCGCATCGTCTTCTTCGTCGTGGCGCTGCTGCTGGGGGCGTACCTGGTGGTGATGCTGGTGCGGCTGGAGCGGGCGGGCGCCGCGCTCAACACGCTCAACGCGGAGCTGGAGCTTCGCGTGGGGGAGCGCACCGAGGCCCTCTCTTCGGCCAACGCGGAGCTGCGTGACAGCGAGGCGCGCAAGGCGGCCATTCTCGAGGGCTCGCTGGATGGCATCATCGCCCTGGACGAGGCCAGCCGCATCCTCGAGTTCAACCCGGCCGCTGAGCGCATCTTCCGGCTGCCCCGGGCCCAGGCTCTGGGGCGTGACTTCCTGTCGCTGGGGCTGGCAGCCTCTGTCACTCCCGAGCAGCAGCAGCGGGTGCGGCGCGCGCTGCGGGCGGACGCCGAGCCGGGCCTGGCCACGCGCCTGGAGCTGTCCGGTGTGCGCGCCGATGGGGATGTGTTCCCCTCGGAGTTCACCCTGATCCGCGTGGCGGCCGAGGGCCCTCCCCGCTTCACCGCCTATGTGCGCGACATCACCGAGCGCAAGGTGGTCGAGCGGATGAAGAGCGAGTTCGTCTCCACGGTGAGCCACGAGCTGCGCACTCCGCTCACCTCTATTCGCGGCTCGCTGGGCCTGCTGGAGGGCGGCATCATGGGGGTGCTGCCCGCTCCCGTGCTGGACATGGTGCGCATCGCCCGCACCAACACCGAGCGCCTCATTCGGCTGATCAACGACATCCTCGACCTGGAGAAGATGGAGGCGGGCAAGCTGGAGCTGCGCCTGCAGCCGGTGGAGGTGGCCGAGGTGGTGGAGAGTACCTTCGGCGGCGTGCGCGCCATGGCGGACGCGGCCAAGGTGGCGCTTCGCTCGGAGGCCGTCGGCGCGGGCCTGGTGCGCGCCGATAGGGACCGGCTCATCCAGGTGCTCACCAACCTGGTCTCCAACGCCATCAAGTTCTCTCCCGCGCAGGGCGTGGTGACGGTGCGGGCCTCGCGGGAGGCGGGTGGGCTGACGCGCTTCGACGTGGTCGACCAAGGCCCCGGGGTTCCGCCGGAGAAGCGCGGGCGGCTGTTCGGCAAGTTCCAGCAGCTCGACAGCTCGGACACGCGCTCCAAGGGTGGCACGGGGCTGGGGCTGGCCATCTCCCAGGCCATCCTCGAGCAGCACGGCGGCCGAATCGAGGTACACGGTGAGCAGGGCGCGGGCGCCACGTTCTCCTTTTCGCTTCCGGTGATGAAGGGGGACTCGGGCTCGCTGTCCATGGCTCGCGATGAGTCTCGCTATAACGTCCTGGTGGTGACGGCGGACGCGGAGGTGTCCTCGCTGCTGCGCGGGCTGCTGACCAGCGAGGGCTATCGCAAGCTGAGCGCCTCTTCGCTCTCCGAGGCGGAGAAGCTCATCGAGGCGGGCGCGCCGGACGCGCTGGTGTTGGAGCCTCGGCTGCCGGATGGGGAGGGGCTGGAGTTGGTGCGCAGGCTGCGGCAGGAGCCGCGCACCCGCGAGCTGCCGGTGGTGATGATGGCCGAGCGCACCTCTGCGTCGGACGGGGGCGACACGACCCGGGTGGAGTGGGTGGGGCGGCCCTTCGATGAGACGCACTTCCTCCGGGCGCTGCGCTACGCGGTGCGCGTGCCCGGCCCGGCGCGGGTGCTGGTGGTGGATGACGACGCGGATCTGCGGCGGCTCCTGCGCATGCGCCTGGAGCGGCTCGGCATGGCCTGCATCGAGGCGGAGAATGGCGAGCGCGCGGTGGAGCTGGCGCGCGAGGTGCCTCCGGACCTCATCGTCCTGGATGTGATGCTGCCCCGGCTGGATGGCTTCGAGGTGGTGGACATGTTGCGCCAGAGCAAGTTCCGCGGCACGCCGCTCATCGTCTTCACCGTGCGGGAGCTGTCCTCCACGGAGCTGCGTCAGCTCACGCTCGGAATCACGCGCTACTTCCCCAAGAAGGCCGGGGCCGAGGTCGAGCTCGTTGACGCGGCGGCGGAGCTGCTCACCGGGCTGCTGGAGGCGAACGCGCCCCGCAAGGTGGCCTCATGA
- a CDS encoding response regulator, with product MSGGRVLFLEQDGQLQVLVPAYLRERGYQVESARSVQEARSVLARTAVDAAVVDGLLPGTVGMDFVQELRQARPALPILFASGFWKDVKVREQRLKQLRVTRILQKPYTVQELFVWVEQALAMPKPLLPVPAPPPATGVPADLAAELAALNAEYGRQLEPRLATVKAQVEQARGGSREALEAAYNGVHKLHGSAGSFGFASVGVAAGRVEAQLKPVRAGASPDWSAIEAALRELLAVGASAVAPPAPAQEPAGTPESGGAAESASTVSAPGTVLLLDEDAEWLAEVERMGQAQGVRVVVALGVEEALERTRAQWLDGALLHVHLGEPEGGFAAASRLRSEEALSSLPLAFFSADGDFAHRVAAAHAGGSLYLPRPFSPVDFTGAVERLVAARRPERSRVLVVDDNPESLRGLRQALSGQQVEVLCLEDPYRLVEALAEHRPDLLLLDVELPGPSGFDLCRIARSMPEWQQLPILLLTSRQGTEFRVAALEAGADDYLAKPVLKEELVARMRSRLERVRLSRERSERDALTGLLLRRPFVDSVRTRLSEAERQHRPLALCFLDVDHFKRVNDTYGHLAGDRVLARLGRLLATRFRREDVRGRWGGEEFVVALMGETAESARDILARTAVELARMEFEGERGERFHVAFSAGISEAPREGATVEALLKEADTRLYRAKANGRNRIEV from the coding sequence ATGAGCGGCGGGAGGGTGCTCTTCCTGGAGCAGGACGGGCAGCTCCAGGTGCTGGTGCCCGCGTACCTGCGGGAGCGGGGCTACCAGGTGGAGTCCGCTCGCAGCGTGCAGGAGGCTCGGAGCGTGCTGGCGCGCACGGCGGTGGACGCGGCCGTGGTGGACGGGCTGCTGCCCGGGACGGTGGGCATGGACTTCGTCCAGGAGCTGCGCCAGGCGCGGCCCGCATTGCCCATCCTCTTCGCCTCCGGCTTCTGGAAGGACGTGAAGGTCCGAGAGCAGCGGCTCAAGCAGCTGCGGGTGACGCGCATTCTTCAGAAGCCGTACACGGTCCAGGAGCTCTTCGTCTGGGTGGAGCAGGCGCTGGCGATGCCCAAGCCTCTGCTCCCGGTGCCCGCGCCGCCTCCTGCCACGGGGGTGCCGGCGGACCTGGCGGCGGAGCTGGCGGCGCTCAATGCCGAGTATGGCCGGCAGCTCGAGCCGAGGCTGGCGACGGTGAAGGCTCAGGTGGAGCAGGCGCGGGGCGGTTCTCGCGAGGCGCTGGAGGCGGCGTACAACGGTGTCCACAAGCTCCACGGCTCGGCGGGCTCGTTCGGCTTCGCCTCGGTGGGCGTGGCCGCGGGACGCGTGGAAGCGCAGCTCAAGCCGGTGCGCGCGGGCGCCTCTCCGGACTGGAGCGCCATCGAGGCCGCGTTGCGTGAGCTGCTCGCGGTGGGCGCTTCGGCTGTCGCGCCGCCGGCTCCCGCGCAGGAGCCAGCGGGGACTCCGGAGTCGGGCGGTGCGGCGGAGTCCGCCTCGACGGTGAGCGCGCCGGGCACGGTGCTGCTGCTGGACGAGGACGCGGAGTGGTTGGCCGAGGTGGAGCGGATGGGCCAGGCGCAGGGCGTGCGCGTGGTGGTGGCCCTGGGGGTGGAGGAGGCGCTGGAGCGGACGCGCGCGCAGTGGCTGGACGGGGCGCTGCTGCACGTTCACCTGGGCGAGCCGGAGGGCGGCTTCGCGGCGGCTTCGCGGCTTCGGAGCGAGGAGGCGCTGAGCTCGCTGCCGCTGGCCTTCTTCAGCGCGGACGGCGACTTCGCGCACCGGGTGGCGGCGGCCCACGCGGGCGGCTCGCTGTACCTGCCCAGGCCCTTCTCACCGGTGGACTTCACCGGAGCGGTGGAGCGGCTGGTGGCGGCCCGGCGCCCCGAGCGCTCGCGGGTGCTGGTGGTGGACGACAACCCCGAGTCCCTGCGCGGGCTGCGCCAGGCGCTGTCGGGCCAGCAGGTGGAGGTGCTCTGTCTGGAGGACCCCTACCGTCTGGTGGAGGCGCTGGCCGAGCACCGGCCGGACCTGTTGTTGCTGGACGTGGAGCTGCCGGGGCCGAGCGGCTTCGACTTGTGCCGCATCGCCCGCTCCATGCCCGAGTGGCAGCAGTTGCCCATCCTCCTGCTCACCTCGCGCCAGGGGACGGAGTTCCGCGTGGCGGCGTTGGAGGCGGGCGCGGATGACTACCTCGCCAAGCCGGTGCTGAAGGAGGAGCTGGTGGCGCGCATGCGCTCGCGGCTGGAGCGGGTGCGGCTGTCGCGCGAGCGCTCCGAGCGGGATGCGCTCACGGGCTTGCTCCTGCGCCGGCCATTCGTGGACAGCGTGCGCACGCGCCTGTCCGAGGCCGAGCGCCAGCACCGGCCGCTGGCGCTGTGCTTCCTGGATGTGGATCACTTCAAGCGGGTGAACGACACGTACGGGCACCTGGCGGGAGACCGCGTGCTGGCGCGGCTGGGGCGGCTGCTGGCCACGCGCTTCCGCAGGGAGGACGTGCGCGGCCGGTGGGGCGGCGAGGAGTTCGTGGTGGCGCTGATGGGCGAGACGGCCGAGAGCGCGCGCGACATCCTCGCGCGCACGGCGGTGGAGCTGGCGCGCATGGAGTTCGAAGGGGAGCGCGGTGAGCGCTTCCACGTCGCCTTCAGCGCCGGCATCTCCGAGGCGCCTCGGGAGGGGGCCACGGTGGAGGCCCTGCTCAAGGAGGCGGACACGCGCCTCTATCGAGCCAAGGCGAACGGGCGCAATCGCATCGAAGTCTGA